The Desulfovibrio piger DNA segment CACGTTGGCCACCACGTTGACCACGTCCATGGCGGAGGCGAAAGGCGGCGCGTAGGAGATCTCCAGGTTGGAGATGTCTTCCACGGTGGGCTTGCCGTACTGCAGCACGGCGGCCACGGCGTCGATGCGGGCCTTGAGGGCGTCACCGGCGGTGCAGGCGCCCTGGATGCCCAGCACGCGGCGGTCGCTCTTGTCCACCACCAGTTCCAGGCTCATCATGTTCTTTTCAGGATAGAAGTGGGCGCGGTCCAGCTGTTCCACGGCCACGGAGATGGCGTCATAGCCTTCCTTGCGGGCGCGTTCCACAGTGAGGCCGGCGCCGCAGAAGGACATGTCGAACAGTTTCACGGCCCAGGTGCCCACGAAGCCGGGGAAGCTGGCATCGCCGCCGGCCAGGTTGGTGCCGATGACGCGGCCCTGGCGGTTGGCCATGCTGCCCAGGGGCAGGTAGCCCAGCTTGCCGGTGATGAGGTTCTTGATGGCCACGCAGTCGCCGCCGGCATAGATGTCGGGGTCGCTGGTCTGCATCTTTTCATTGACCACGATGGCGCCGAAGGGGGCCACTTCCAGACCGGCGTCCTTGGCCAGCTGGCCGTTGGGCAGGAAACCGGCGGCAAAGATCACCAGCTGGGCGGGCAGTTCGCGCTTGTCGGTGATGACCTTGCACACGGCGCCGTCCTTGCCTTCCAGCTTGACGACCTTTTCAGAGGTGTAGACGGACAGGCCGTGGGCCTCGCAGTCGTGGGCGGCCATCTTGCCCATGTTGTGGGAGAGCACGCCGGGCAGCATCTGGTCCATCATTTCCACCACGCTGACCTTGACGCCCCACATGTCGGACAGGGCCACGGCAGCTTCCAGACCGATGAAACCGCCGCCCACGATGACGGCCTCGTTGACCTGGCCGTGTTCGCAGGCTTTGCGGATGACGTCGGCGGCTTCCAGACGGGTGAGGGTCAGGACGTTCTTCAGGTCGTGACCTTCCACCGGAGGCATGCGCGGGGTGGCACCGGTGGCCAGCACCAGTTTGTCGTAGGGCAGCTTTTCTTCCTCGCCGGTGACCACGTTGCGCACCAGCAGGGTCTTGGCGGCGCGGTCGATGGCCATGGCGCGGGTCTGGTTGCGCACGGTGATGCCTTTCATGGTACGGAAGAATTCGGGGTCACGCACGGTGTGGTAGGGCGTGGCGCGCAGGTCGTCGAGGTTGTTGACCTCGCCGGACACATAATAGGGGATGCCGCAGCCGCCGTAGGAGATGAAGAGGTTTTCATCCACCAGGGTGATCTCGGCGTCGGGCATCAGGCGCTTGCAGCGGCAGGCAGCCTTGGGACCCAGGGCAACGCCGCCGATAACCAGGATTTTCTGTGCCACGATAGACTCTCCTTGTAGAGCATTTGGCGTTTGAAACGCCGGGCGTCTCAAACTTTGTGCCGTCCGGGGACGAGGTCTCTCGCCCGGACACGGGCGGCCGCGGGCGCGGTCGCCGGAGCATGACGCTGTTGTTGGTCGGGCCTCGGGCGGCGACCCTGCGGTCACCGGACGGGGACAGGATACCTGTCCCTAGCGGCCCCGATACTGCCGGGCGTCTCCCACCCGGACGGTGATCTTTTCCCTGTCCATGAATTCCAGCAGGGCGATGAGGTACTTGCGCGAAAGGTCCAGGATCTCCTTGAGGCCGCCCACGTCCAGATCCTCATGGTCGCTGAACCACAGGCGCACCTTGTCCAGGATCTCTTCCACGGCCTCGTTGCCGTAGTAGAGGCCGTCCTTGACGCGCACCAGCTTCTTCTGTTCGCACAGCAGGCGCAGGACGGGCGCCGCCTCCTTGCTGCTCACGCCCAGTTCCTCGAGCACGTCCTTGAGGTTGGGCGGGGTCAGGCCCGCGCTGGTGTGGGCCTCCAGCAGCTTGCGGCTCAGGCCCTCCTGGTCGGAAGCCAGCGTGACCTTGTGGCTGGCCAGGCGCAGGCCGTCGCCTTCGGCCACCAGCAGGCCCTTTTTCTGGGCCGCTTCCAGCACGCGCGCCACCAGACGCTGGGGCAGCTTGTCGCTCCAGCCGGCGCACAGGGCGCCGCTGGGCAGTGAGGGCTTGAGCGGGTTCTTGGCGTGCAGGGCGGCGGCCCTGTCCAGGCAGGCGCGGATCAGGGCCTCGAAATGCAGGCTGGCGATCCACATGCGGCCTTCCTTGTGCCAGCAGATGGCCTCGCCCTGGGAAGACAGCTGGACCAGCTGCTTCTGCAGGGCCGCGGCGCTCTGGCCGGTGAGGGCCTGCAGCTGGCTGTGGCTGGCGCCCGCGCTGCCGCTGAGGCTCAGGGCCGCCCTGGTGAGGTCGAGGCCGGAGTGGGCCGTGATGTATTCGGGGGCGGCCAGTTCGGGCAGACGGGCCAGCAGGTCGAGCTTGTTCTGGAAATCCGGGTCCTTGCGACGCAGCAGGGGCGGCAGGGGGCTGACGATGGTGCCGCCGGCCACGGTGCGCAGGGGCGAGTAGGCGCGCAGCACGCAATGGTCGCCGAACACGCCCACCATATCGCTGGAGAAGCGCAGTTCGGCCAGGCAGGAGTCGCCGGAGGCCAGACGGTCACGGTCGAAGAAGACCACCCGGGCCGCGCATTCCTGCGTGGCGTGGTGGAAGTGGACCTCGGTACGCTGGCGCAGGGGCCGCGGCGCGGACTTGAGGCACTGCAGGCGCACCAGCCAGCGGCGGGAGGGGAAAAGGGTGTCGGGACGGCAGAGGGTGTTGCCGCGATGGATGTCCGTCACTTCCAGGCCCTGCACGTTGACGGCGCAGCGCTCGCCGGCGCGGACCATCTCCACGCTGCTGCCGTGGCGCTGCAGGCTGCGGGCGCGGGTGGGCAGGGCGCCGGGCATGAAGCAGAGTTCGTCCCCTTCGCTGACCGCGCCGGAAATGACCGTGCCCGTGATGACCGTGCCGTGCCCCTTGAGGGTGAACACGCGGTCCACCGGCAGGCGGAAGATGTCGGAGCCGTGCCGGGGCGGCAGGCTGCTGGCGCAGGCCAGGATATGTTCGCGCAGGGCCGGGATGCCCTGGCCCGTGCTGGACGAGACGGGGAAGATGGGGGCGCCTTCCAGAAAAGTGCCCTGCAGGAAGGTGCGCACGTCTTCCTGGACCAGTTCCAGCCAGTCCGCGTCCACCATGTCCACCTTGGTCAGGGCCACGAAACCGTGCCGGATGCCCAGCAGGGAGCAGATCTCCAGATGTTCGCGGGTCTGGGGCATGACGCCTTCGTCGGCGGCGATGACCAGCATGACGAAGTCCACACCGGCGGCACCGGCCACCATGTTTTTGACGAAGCGTTCATGGCCGGGCACGTCCACGATGCCCAGACGCTCGCCACCCGGCATGGGGACCCAGGCGAAGCCCAGTTCGATGGTGATGCCGCGCCGCTTCTCTTCTTCCAGACGGTCACAGTCGATGCCCGTCAGCGCGCGGACCAGAGATGTCTTGCCGTGGTCGATGTGACCGGCGGTACCCAGGATCAGAGCCATTCTACCCCCAGAAAAAACACAGGAGCCCCGCCGGAAACGCCTTGCGGCGGCCCGGTGAGGGGGACTGTCCCGTGTACGGAACTGGTTTTCAGTGTACGCCAGAGAGCGGGGCTTTGCAAACGGCTGCGGCGGACGACCGGAGAAGTTTCAGGCCTCCAGCACTCTGGTGAAAAATATCACAATTAGAGCCATGGTACGATTTTGTTCAAAAATAATCATCAAATACAGATCATTATGAACAGCGTCCTGGCTATGCCCTGTTTACCGGAGAACGAGTGCCGCCGGCAAACAAATACAAGAAAAAAATAAGGGGAATGTCCGAAGGGCCCTGGCGGGGGCAGGAAGGGCAGCTCCGCAAGGGCCGGGGACGGAAGAAAAGTTTTTTTGCCGTCCGTTCCGTACGGCAAAGCCTTTTGTTCACAAGGCTGCACGGTCTGCGGGGCACACAGCGGTGCCCCGCGGAAGTCCCGTTAATCCGGCAACTGCTCCAGCCATTGCTGGGTGGCGTCGATGAGCTTGCGGGGCGTGGAAGCCCCGGCGGTAAGGCCCACACGCCCCTTGCCGGCAAAGTCTTCGGCCCGCAGTTCTTCGGCCTGTTCGATATGATAGGTGCTGATGCCGCTCTGGGCCGCCAGATCGGCCAGACGGCGGGTGTTGCCGCTCTGGCGGCCGCCCACTACCACCATGGCATCCACCTGGGCAGCGATGCTGCGGGCCTCTTCCTGGCGTTCGCGGGTGGCATCACAAATGGTGGCCAGCACCTTGAGCCGGGGCAGGCGGTCGCGCAGTTCCTTTTCCAGCTGTTCGAAGACGGAACGGTCCTGGGTGGTCTGGGAGGCCAGCACATAGGAACGTTCCGGGTCCACATGCAGGGCGGCCAGTTCGTCACGGCTGCCGAACACATGGGCCGGTCCGTGGGCATAGGAGACAAGGCCGCGCACTTCGGGATGGTCGGCCTCACCGAAAAGCAGCAGCTCCTCGCCGTCGCGGGTGGCACGTTCGATGGCCAGCTGGGCGCGCTTGACCTTGGGACAGGTGGCGTCCACCACGTCGGCGCCGGTGGCGCGGACGGCCTCCTCCACCTGACGGGTGATGCCGTGGGCGCGGATGAGGACCCTGTCCGTGGCGTTGAGCTGGGAAGGATCCTGAGCGCAGAAGACCTCCAGGGCCTCATAGTCGGCCAGGACCTGCGGGTTGTGGATGATGGGGCCCAGGGTGCAGGTGCGGCCTTCGCAGGGCTGTTCCAGAGCGGTATCCAGTTTTTGCAGGGCCAGGCCGACCCCCATGCAGAAACCGGCGGTCTTGGCGCGGATGACGTCCATAGTTCTCTCCCGGAAAAGATTCTTTGCGGCAGTGTTCCGTGAGAGAGAGGCCCTGTCAAGGGGAAGGGGCGCTCGCGCTGTGCGGGAATCGCCGCCGGATGGCGGATGCTGCCTGGCATCCGGGCGGGTCCGCCTGTGCTGTGGCAAGGGCGGCACGGCACCTTCGGCACACACCGTCCTATCGACACGCTCGATATACGGGAAAGGGGCAGAGCCTGTGAGCAGGTGCGTCTGTGATTGCACGGGGATACAAGACGCCTGCCTGTGGGGGACGGGGCAGGCAGGGGAAATCCCGTCCGGCAGGCGGCGGATGGCTCCCCGGCTGGAGAGGAGATGAAGAAGGCTGTCCAGGAAGGCAAAGGAAAGCGCGGGGGAGAGAAGACCGGAACTCCCCGTCGAGCGTCCTGTGCGGAGCACGGGACGCCGTGAGCGGTTTTTGAAGGATGGGGGAGTTTGAGGGGGAAGGGGACTTTTTTCCGCTGGAAAAAGTCCCCTTTCTCCTCAACAGATCTTGCCGTTTATTCCGGCAAAAAGCGGTCCATCAGCTCGTGCAGACCTTCCCAGGACGTGCAGCGGCAGAGCTCGAGGCGCAGGGCCTTGACGCCGGGCAGGCTGCGCACATAGCGGGGCACCACGCTGCGCATCTTCCAGAGGGCGGCGCGACCGGGACAGAGTTCCTGGGCCAGTTCCATGTGGCGCAGGACCATGGCCCGCAGGGCGGCCGGTGAGGGGGGCTGGGGCTCCTCGCCCCGGCAAAGGTGGAGGTG contains these protein-coding regions:
- a CDS encoding FAD-dependent oxidoreductase; protein product: MAQKILVIGGVALGPKAACRCKRLMPDAEITLVDENLFISYGGCGIPYYVSGEVNNLDDLRATPYHTVRDPEFFRTMKGITVRNQTRAMAIDRAAKTLLVRNVVTGEEEKLPYDKLVLATGATPRMPPVEGHDLKNVLTLTRLEAADVIRKACEHGQVNEAVIVGGGFIGLEAAVALSDMWGVKVSVVEMMDQMLPGVLSHNMGKMAAHDCEAHGLSVYTSEKVVKLEGKDGAVCKVITDKRELPAQLVIFAAGFLPNGQLAKDAGLEVAPFGAIVVNEKMQTSDPDIYAGGDCVAIKNLITGKLGYLPLGSMANRQGRVIGTNLAGGDASFPGFVGTWAVKLFDMSFCGAGLTVERARKEGYDAISVAVEQLDRAHFYPEKNMMSLELVVDKSDRRVLGIQGACTAGDALKARIDAVAAVLQYGKPTVEDISNLEISYAPPFASAMDVVNVVANVADNVLAGRVKPITSEEFMALWEKRAENNIFFIDARPAKAGQAVQAVHPEWHSISLEEMPSRVNEVPKDRPVAIICNTGLRAYDSVLILARNGITDVVNAAGGMQAVLKTGGKI
- the selB gene encoding selenocysteine-specific translation elongation factor translates to MALILGTAGHIDHGKTSLVRALTGIDCDRLEEEKRRGITIELGFAWVPMPGGERLGIVDVPGHERFVKNMVAGAAGVDFVMLVIAADEGVMPQTREHLEICSLLGIRHGFVALTKVDMVDADWLELVQEDVRTFLQGTFLEGAPIFPVSSSTGQGIPALREHILACASSLPPRHGSDIFRLPVDRVFTLKGHGTVITGTVISGAVSEGDELCFMPGALPTRARSLQRHGSSVEMVRAGERCAVNVQGLEVTDIHRGNTLCRPDTLFPSRRWLVRLQCLKSAPRPLRQRTEVHFHHATQECAARVVFFDRDRLASGDSCLAELRFSSDMVGVFGDHCVLRAYSPLRTVAGGTIVSPLPPLLRRKDPDFQNKLDLLARLPELAAPEYITAHSGLDLTRAALSLSGSAGASHSQLQALTGQSAAALQKQLVQLSSQGEAICWHKEGRMWIASLHFEALIRACLDRAAALHAKNPLKPSLPSGALCAGWSDKLPQRLVARVLEAAQKKGLLVAEGDGLRLASHKVTLASDQEGLSRKLLEAHTSAGLTPPNLKDVLEELGVSSKEAAPVLRLLCEQKKLVRVKDGLYYGNEAVEEILDKVRLWFSDHEDLDVGGLKEILDLSRKYLIALLEFMDREKITVRVGDARQYRGR
- the ispH gene encoding 4-hydroxy-3-methylbut-2-enyl diphosphate reductase, which translates into the protein MDVIRAKTAGFCMGVGLALQKLDTALEQPCEGRTCTLGPIIHNPQVLADYEALEVFCAQDPSQLNATDRVLIRAHGITRQVEEAVRATGADVVDATCPKVKRAQLAIERATRDGEELLLFGEADHPEVRGLVSYAHGPAHVFGSRDELAALHVDPERSYVLASQTTQDRSVFEQLEKELRDRLPRLKVLATICDATRERQEEARSIAAQVDAMVVVGGRQSGNTRRLADLAAQSGISTYHIEQAEELRAEDFAGKGRVGLTAGASTPRKLIDATQQWLEQLPD